One region of Maylandia zebra isolate NMK-2024a linkage group LG10, Mzebra_GT3a, whole genome shotgun sequence genomic DNA includes:
- the zar1l gene encoding protein ZAR1-like — MEGFLSTFPPYNVYGNPVCASPAQVGNWGKRDGRFMNPQSLNYLELYKTLLSQVNPSLPPQLKKANTKECGVQVNARVDKIVQCSLGPKTLFFDEFPTPCKLPMSPDASTPEEKAQCHTPPMSNLRFLRPVSIYSPVFDRRLFLKKLEDCAGEGEGEAAAEQATSEADGDQSGEEAPEDSKTAFHRSPKGSNFQFLEQRYGFFHCKKCNIRWESAYVWCISGTSKVYYKQLCRKCQVGFNPYRVESILCKGCSQTCCICEKKQRHINMKKPHRQDLCCRCKGMKLSCDATYSFKYIV, encoded by the exons ATGGAGGGGTTCCTGTCCACGTTTCCACCATACAATGTATATGGTAACCCTGTCTGCGCTTCCCCGGCTCAGGTCGGCAACTGGGGCAAGAGAGATGGTCGCTTCATGAACCCCCAGAGCCTCAACTACCTGGAGCTCTACAAGACCCTCCTGTCCCAGGTCAACCCCAGTTTACCCCCTCAGCTCAAGAAGGCGAACACCAAAGAGTGCGGCGTGCAAGTGAACGCCAGGGTGGATAAAATTGTCCAGTGCTCTCTGGGCCCCAAAACGCTGTTTTTCGATGAATTTCCCACTCCCTGCAAGCTCCCCATGAGCCCCGATGCGTCCACACCGGAGGAGAAGGCGCAGTGCCACACGCCGCCAATGAGCAACCTGCGCTTCCTGAGGCCCGTGTCCATCTATTCGCCGGTGTTTGACCGCAGGCTCTTCCTAAAGAAACTCGAAGACTGCGCTGGTGAAGGAGAAGGTGAAGCCGCCGCCGAGCAGGCCACGTCCGAGGCCGATGGGGATCAAAGTGGCGAGGAAGCCCCAGAAGACTCCAAGACAGCTTTCCACCGGTCTCCAAAGGGATCCAACTTTCAG ttCCTGGAGCAGAGGTACGGGTTTTTccactgcaaaaagtgcaacATCCGGTGGGAGAGTGCTTATGTATGGTGCATCTCTGGAACGAGTAAG GTGTACTACAAGCAGCTCTGCCGGAAGTGCCAAGTGGGGTTTAACCCCTACAGAGTGGAATCTATCCTGTGCAAG GGTTGCTCTCAGACTTGCTGCATCTGTGAGAAGAAGCAGAGGCACATTAACATGAAGAAGCCTCACCGTCAGGACCTGTGCTGTCGCTGCAAGGGAATGAAGCTGTCCTGTGACGCCACCTACAGCTTCAAATACATCGTCTAA